The DNA region CATTGCTTTCTTGCTCTTCTCTTCTTCATCCCTAGAATTTTCCAACTCATTTATGagtttgtttttctcttctAATAGGGTTTGAATACTGGATGAGGCAAGCTTCTCATTGCTTAAAGCCTGCATTTTCTCCTCCTTCAGAGTTTCAAGCTCAAACTTAAGCGACTCAACCATTTTTGccatttcataattttcttttttggccATCTCAAGACAAAGTTCTGACTCCTCAAGATCCCCTCTATGTCTTCCAATTGTAATTTCCAGCAAGCTGACCTTCCCTTTAAGAGCAGAAATTTCAGATTCTGCATCCTGCAACAACTCACTGTTTCCCTCGAGTTGTTTCATGACTGAATCTAAAGACTCTGATGCAGACCTCTCCAACTTATTTGCTTCTTCGACCTGCATCTCTAATTCCTCAACCCTAATTTTCCACTCCTCAACTACACTACGTGCATAAGATTCAGCCATCTTGGCTGATTCTAGCTCAACGTTGAGCTGTTCAATGGAAGCCTCTTTCTCTATCAATCTCTCCTCGTaaccttttgctttctcaagTTCTTGTTTGAGAAAGTCTACCTCCGATTTAAGGCTAACCACCATCTTGTTGCTCTCGCTAGCCTCTGTTTCAAGCTTTGCATCTAGCAAGGCCCTTAACTGAGTCAACTCAGCTAAAAGAATCTCCACCTTATTGGCATGGATCTCGGCAATCTTGGTTGCATCATCAGCATGAGTCAGTGCCTGGTTTTTGGCATCGCAGGTCATGGTCAGTTCTTGCTTCACCCTTTGAAGTTCCTGAGTGGTAGAGAGTAGAGTGGACACATCCAGAGCATGTTGGTTCCTCACAGCTTCAAGCTCTTTCACCcattcctcttccttcttttgGGATGCTTCGATTCCTGCCTGCTCCAACTCAACAGCACGAAACTTCTCAATTTCAGAATTGTCCTCGGCTCTCTTTTGAGCCACCAAAGCCTCTCTGAGTTTCTCATGTGCCTCATCGGCCACTTTCTGCGCTTCTTTCAATTCGTCAATTGCTTTTGCCTTCTCTTTCTCAATCAAAATTATctgctcctttgccttcttcaGATCTTCCTGAACAAGACCTAATTGAGCCTGTATCTCTGATCCCTTTGCAACCCGTGTCGGTTGTTTCTGAAAACAATATAAAGCAACAATGTGGATCAAAATACACAAATAACGACTGGTTCCATCCCTTACGTTTGCTGTAATAAGTTCAagggaactaaatgaaatgtgttaccaaaaatgaaaaaagaagacCACAAGTAGGTGTAGTTGGTAAAAGTAAAACTCACTTCAGGGGGAGTGGAGGTGGGGGTAGTGATCTTGGGTGACCGACGCTCAACGGCAGGCTTGGATTTGACAGAAAGCGGGGAGCGATCAACTGAAAGGCgagaattttgcaaaggagaaggtgAATCGGATTCGGATTTAGCAACTCCCCGGCTGAGTTTACTAACTCGAGGGGGAGGGGTTGCTGCTGGTGATGCTTTTTTAGGAGTATCAGATACAGTAGATCTGTTCAAGTATATCAACAAGAAGAAACCATATTATTGAACATCAAACAAAACAACGCCAACATAATCGAGCAAAAAAGAGATGGATCTGCcacaaaatttggaaatttatgACCAAAGACAAACAAAAACACACGCAGAGACAgacagaaaaaaaatgtaaatggaAATAATATGTGAAAGTGTGGCATAAGTTGTTCAGCACCAGATCCAAAAATAAGTAAGCCAAGTGCAGAAAGAACCAACCAATTTAGAACCAACGAAAGTAAAAGGTTGAAAATTGGAGCAAATATCAGAGTATTTTTGTTGGGTTACAAGCAAATATTAGATTTTGAGTTGAAGAGAAGACAAGGGAAAAAAGATGCAGTGGTAGTGGAGTTGATAAAAG from Malus domestica chromosome 01, GDT2T_hap1 includes:
- the LOC103444996 gene encoding WEB family protein At3g02930, chloroplastic → MSSKSKSTVSDTPKKASPAATPPPRVSKLSRGVAKSESDSPSPLQNSRLSVDRSPLSVKSKPAVERRSPKITTPTSTPPEKQPTRVAKGSEIQAQLGLVQEDLKKAKEQIILIEKEKAKAIDELKEAQKVADEAHEKLREALVAQKRAEDNSEIEKFRAVELEQAGIEASQKKEEEWVKELEAVRNQHALDVSTLLSTTQELQRVKQELTMTCDAKNQALTHADDATKIAEIHANKVEILLAELTQLRALLDAKLETEASESNKMVVSLKSEVDFLKQELEKAKGYEERLIEKEASIEQLNVELESAKMAESYARSVVEEWKIRVEELEMQVEEANKLERSASESLDSVMKQLEGNSELLQDAESEISALKGKVSLLEITIGRHRGDLEESELCLEMAKKENYEMAKMVESLKFELETLKEEKMQALSNEKLASSSIQTLLEEKNKLINELENSRDEEEKSKKAMESLASALHEVSAEAREAKEKLLSNQAELERNESQIEDLKMVLKATNEKYEGMLDDAKHEVYLVTSNLEQCKTEFQYAKADWEKRELHLANCVKHSEEENSLKEKEINRLQSLLTKSNEEACTLKDEEAQLKESLKEVESEVIYLQEALAEAKAENMKLKESILDKENEFQCLVHENDELRDKEAASLKKVGELSRLLEEAVAKKQAEENGELTDSEKDYDLLPKVVEFSEENGHGGEEKPKMDLAPSQCEEPKKESSWEENNSVVTNGKAEEMDYAKSDNVNGKPKEDESKEKEDDSVEVEYKMWESCKIEKKEFSPEREQEQESFEEEVESKVGGGERFDEINGVTSTESVDESRTSPSKQQKKKKPLLRKFGSLLKKKGTSNNQK